A genomic region of Nymphaea colorata isolate Beijing-Zhang1983 chromosome 2, ASM883128v2, whole genome shotgun sequence contains the following coding sequences:
- the LOC116248173 gene encoding uncharacterized protein LOC116248173 isoform X2, with amino-acid sequence MEPMKLCNVPGSVPCFQAFQLPSHSLASKRFFPAGSRRLPSRSWSPCSGYGGSQGMVAKKSQKEAHAKPHLLRGEDGEQIDLMSWMHSQGLPPCRVKLRERPSHDPKHFPIRFVAASEDLQSGDVAFSVPNSLVVTLERVLGNETIAELLTTNKLSELACLALYLMYEKKQGKKSFWYPFIKELDRQRGRGQLAVESPLLWSDDELEYLAGSPTREEVLARAAGIKREYDELDTVWFMAGSLFQQYPYDIPTEAFSYEIFKQAFVAVQSCVVHLQKVALARRFALVPLGPPLLAYRSNCKAMLTSTEDAVQLVVDRPYKSGEPICVWCGPQPNSRLLLNYGFVDEENPYDRLSIEVSLNTDDPQYQDKRMIAQRNGKLTVQVFHAYVGREKEAIMDMLPYMRLGYVSDPAEMHTVISSQGPVCPVSPCVERAVLDQLRGYLKTRLAGYPTNQSELADIRADPKRQVAMQLVKLEKKMLSACLKAVDGFINDLPDHSVAPCPAPYAPSLK; translated from the exons ATGGAACCCATGAAACTCTGCAACGTCCCAGGTAGCGTACCCTGCTTCCAAGCTTTCCAACTCCCCTCCCACTCCCTCGCATCCAAACGCTTTTTTCCCGCCGGGTCCCGGCGACTTCCCAGCCGTTCATGGAGCCCCTGCAGCGGATACGGCGGTTCTCAGGGGATGGTGGCGAAGAAGAGTCAGAAAGAGGCGCATGCGAAACCCCATTTACTCAGAGGAGAAGATGGAGAGCAGATCGACCTTATGTCGTGGATGCACAGCCAGGGACTCCCGCCCTGCAGGGTGAAGCTCAGGGAAAGGCCCTCCCATGATCCGAAGCACTTCCCCATTCGTTTTGTCGCTGCTAGTGAGGATCTTCAA TCTGGGGACGTGGCTTTCTCGGTGCCAAATTCTCTTGTTGTAACGCTCGAACGGGTATTAGGGAATGAAACAATAG CGGAGCTGTTAACAACCAACAAGTTGTCTGAACTTGCTTGTTTGGCACTCTATCTTATGTACGAGAAGAAACAAGGGAAAAAGTCCTTCTGGTACCCTTTCATTAAAGAGCTTGACCGTCAACGAGGAAGAGGACAACTAGCGGTAGAGTCACCACTCTTGTGGTCTGACGATGAGCTGGAATATCTTGCAGGCAGTCCTACGAGA GAAGAGGTCTTAGCAAGAGCTGCAGGCATCAAAAGGGAATATGATGAGCTTGACACTGTTTGGTTTATGGCTGGCTCCTTGTTTCAG CAATATCCATATGACATTCCAACTGAGGCTTTTAGTTATGaaatattcaaacaagcttttgtGGCAGTTCAATCATGTGTTGTTCATTTGCAG AAAGTTGCACTGGCTCGAAGATTTGCCTTGGTTCCATTAGGCCCTCCACTGCTGGCTTACAGAAGCAATTGCAAAGCAATGCTAACAAGCACAGAAGATGCTGTTCAGTTGGTGGTTGACCGTCCATACAAGTCAGGCGAACCCATTTGTGTTTG GTGTGGACCTCAACCTAATTCCAGATTGCTTCTGAATTATGGATTTGTAGATGAAGAGAACCCATATGATCGTTTATCAATTGAG GTGTCCCTCAATACTGATGATCCTCAATATCAAGATAAGAGAATGATTGCTCAAAGAAATGGAAAGTTAACAGTGCAGGTTTTCCAC GCTTATGTGGGAAGAGAGAAGGAGGCTATCATGGATATGCTACCATATATGCGGCTAGGTTATGTCTCAGATCCTGCAGAGATGCACACAGTTATTTCCTCTCAAGGCCCTGTTTGTCCT GTAAGCCCATGTGTGGAGCGAGCAGTGTTGGACCAGCTAAGAGGTTACCTTAAGACTAGACTTGCTGGCTATCCTACGAATCAATCCGAG TTGGCAGATATCAGGGCTGACCCCAAAAGACAAGTGGCAATGCAGCTGGTTAAGCTGGAGAAGAAGATGCTGAGTGCTTGTCTGAAGGCTGTGGATGGTTTCATAAATGATTTGCCAGATCATTCTGTTGCCCCATGCCCTGCCCCTTATGCTCCTTCACTCAAATGA
- the LOC116248173 gene encoding ribulose-1,5 bisphosphate carboxylase/oxygenase large subunit N-methyltransferase, chloroplastic isoform X1 → MEPMKLCNVPGSVPCFQAFQLPSHSLASKRFFPAGSRRLPSRSWSPCSGYGGSQGMVAKKSQKEAHAKPHLLRGEDGEQIDLMSWMHSQGLPPCRVKLRERPSHDPKHFPIRFVAASEDLQSGDVAFSVPNSLVVTLERVLGNETIAELLTTNKLSELACLALYLMYEKKQGKKSFWYPFIKELDRQRGRGQLAVESPLLWSDDELEYLAGSPTREEVLARAAGIKREYDELDTVWFMAGSLFQQYPYDIPTEAFSYEIFKQAFVAVQSCVVHLQKVALARRFALVPLGPPLLAYRSNCKAMLTSTEDAVQLVVDRPYKSGEPICVWCGPQPNSRLLLNYGFVDEENPYDRLSIEVSLNTDDPQYQDKRMIAQRNGKLTVQVFHAYVGREKEAIMDMLPYMRLGYVSDPAEMHTVISSQGPVCPVSPCVERAVLDQLRGYLKTRLAGYPTNQSEVDILLADIRADPKRQVAMQLVKLEKKMLSACLKAVDGFINDLPDHSVAPCPAPYAPSLK, encoded by the exons ATGGAACCCATGAAACTCTGCAACGTCCCAGGTAGCGTACCCTGCTTCCAAGCTTTCCAACTCCCCTCCCACTCCCTCGCATCCAAACGCTTTTTTCCCGCCGGGTCCCGGCGACTTCCCAGCCGTTCATGGAGCCCCTGCAGCGGATACGGCGGTTCTCAGGGGATGGTGGCGAAGAAGAGTCAGAAAGAGGCGCATGCGAAACCCCATTTACTCAGAGGAGAAGATGGAGAGCAGATCGACCTTATGTCGTGGATGCACAGCCAGGGACTCCCGCCCTGCAGGGTGAAGCTCAGGGAAAGGCCCTCCCATGATCCGAAGCACTTCCCCATTCGTTTTGTCGCTGCTAGTGAGGATCTTCAA TCTGGGGACGTGGCTTTCTCGGTGCCAAATTCTCTTGTTGTAACGCTCGAACGGGTATTAGGGAATGAAACAATAG CGGAGCTGTTAACAACCAACAAGTTGTCTGAACTTGCTTGTTTGGCACTCTATCTTATGTACGAGAAGAAACAAGGGAAAAAGTCCTTCTGGTACCCTTTCATTAAAGAGCTTGACCGTCAACGAGGAAGAGGACAACTAGCGGTAGAGTCACCACTCTTGTGGTCTGACGATGAGCTGGAATATCTTGCAGGCAGTCCTACGAGA GAAGAGGTCTTAGCAAGAGCTGCAGGCATCAAAAGGGAATATGATGAGCTTGACACTGTTTGGTTTATGGCTGGCTCCTTGTTTCAG CAATATCCATATGACATTCCAACTGAGGCTTTTAGTTATGaaatattcaaacaagcttttgtGGCAGTTCAATCATGTGTTGTTCATTTGCAG AAAGTTGCACTGGCTCGAAGATTTGCCTTGGTTCCATTAGGCCCTCCACTGCTGGCTTACAGAAGCAATTGCAAAGCAATGCTAACAAGCACAGAAGATGCTGTTCAGTTGGTGGTTGACCGTCCATACAAGTCAGGCGAACCCATTTGTGTTTG GTGTGGACCTCAACCTAATTCCAGATTGCTTCTGAATTATGGATTTGTAGATGAAGAGAACCCATATGATCGTTTATCAATTGAG GTGTCCCTCAATACTGATGATCCTCAATATCAAGATAAGAGAATGATTGCTCAAAGAAATGGAAAGTTAACAGTGCAGGTTTTCCAC GCTTATGTGGGAAGAGAGAAGGAGGCTATCATGGATATGCTACCATATATGCGGCTAGGTTATGTCTCAGATCCTGCAGAGATGCACACAGTTATTTCCTCTCAAGGCCCTGTTTGTCCT GTAAGCCCATGTGTGGAGCGAGCAGTGTTGGACCAGCTAAGAGGTTACCTTAAGACTAGACTTGCTGGCTATCCTACGAATCAATCCGAGGTCGATATCCTG TTGGCAGATATCAGGGCTGACCCCAAAAGACAAGTGGCAATGCAGCTGGTTAAGCTGGAGAAGAAGATGCTGAGTGCTTGTCTGAAGGCTGTGGATGGTTTCATAAATGATTTGCCAGATCATTCTGTTGCCCCATGCCCTGCCCCTTATGCTCCTTCACTCAAATGA